GCACGAAGAGATAGCGCGGGAAGAGGGGCTTCCACGGCCGGCGGTCCGCCCGAACGTGCGCCGGCCGGATCATGGGCAGGAACGTCTCCAGCCCCATGGATGCCAGCACTCCCTCCACCATTTGCTCTTTATGGGGCTGGGTGAACACCACCCACCAATAATCATTTGGCGGACAATCTCTCCCCACAGCTACCGATTCCCATTGGCTGGTCACATGATTTGCCATAATCTCCCCATGAGAGAAAGTACTGCGCAATGACGCCTGGGGCGAAGGCGCAGAAAAGCCATCATCACTGCCAGTAATCCCTCAGCGATGAAGGATATCCTATAGTGGAAATTACGGAGGCCCCTACCTAGGGGAAGCGCCATCTGCCGGCCTGGCTATAATCTACACTCACTGCGCCGTTTCGTCAATACCCGGAAGCAGGCATACGGTTAATAGATGGTTAAAAACGCCGGCATGGCCGTTTGGCAAAATCGCGGTATAATGCAACCAGCCAGACAGATAAATGGAGCGCCCAACCATGTCCAAGACCCAGAAAGCCTCGGATATGCGCATCCGGCCGGCCAGACCGCGCCGCACCGTCCAGGCCCGCTTCCCCGACGGCCGCATCTTCGAAGGCCCGGTTGGCACTCCCGTCGGGGAATTCATCCGCGCCGCCCTGCCGGCCGATGACGTCCCGGTCATGGCCGCCATCGTCAACGGGAAACTGCGAGAGCTTTCCCATACCCTGTCCTGGGATTCCTCCGTCCAGCCCCTTTCCATGCAGACCAGCGACGGCCTGCGCATCTTCCAGCGCTCGCTGACCTTTGTGCTGGTCGCCGCCGCTCACGAGCTTTTCCCGGAAGCCACCATCGTGGTGGACCATTCCATTCCCACCGGCGGCTTTTTCTGCGAGGTCGCCGGCCGGCCGCCCTTCTCGGCCGCCGAACTCGCCCAGCTCGAGGAGCGCATGCGCCAGATTGTTGCGGCCGATGAGCCGATCCTCAAACATGTCGTCCCGATCTCCGAGGCGATCGCCATCTTCCAGCGGCAGGGCTATACGGATAAGGTGCGCCTGCTCCAGGGGTACGCCGGCGACCGCCAGAATCTCTCGATTTACTCCCTGCGCGGCGTGTACGATTACTTCTACGGCTACATGGCCCCTTCCACTGGCCCACTGCATCCCTTTGCCCTGCGGCCGACGGAGGGCGGGTTCCTGCTCCTCTTTCCCACCCGGCACCGGCCGCGTGAACTGACCGAGCCGGCCGGCGCCTCCAGGCTCTCCGCCGTGTTCCGCGAGCACCTGGACTGGATGCGCGTCATGAACATTGACGACGTGGCCTCGCTGAACGATGCGGCCAGATCGGGCAGACTGCGGGAAGTCATCCTGGTGGCCGAGGCCCTGCATGAAAGGCGCATCGCCGAGATCGCCGGCCAGATCGCGGCGCGCCGGCCGCGCCTGGTGCTCATCGCCGGCCCTTCTTCCTCCGGCAAGACCACCTTCATCAAGCGTCTGGCCATCCAGCTCCTGGCCGCCGGCATGCGCCCGGTCTCCCTCGGTCTGGACGACTACTTTCTCGATCGCGAGCACACCCCGCGCGATGAGAAGGGAGAGTATGATTTCGAGGCCCTGGAGGCGGTGGACCTGGAGCTGTTCAACCGCCAGCTCCTGGCGCTCTTCGCCGGCGAGGAAGTGCTCACGCCGCGCTACAACTTTCACACCGGCCGGCGGGAAGCGGGCCGGCGCCTGCGCATCACCCCCGATCACATCGTCCTGGTAGAAGGCATTCATGGGCTGAACCCCAAGCTCGTGCCCCACATACCGCCCGAGCAGATCTTCCGCATATATGTCTCGGCGCTGACCCAGCTCAATCTGGACTGTCACAACCGCATCCCTACCACCGACACCCGGCTCATCCGGCGCATCGTGCGCGACGCGCAGTTCCGCGGCTACAATGCCCAGCAGACCATCGCCGGCTGGGAAAAGGTGCGGCGCGGCG
This window of the Anaerolineae bacterium genome carries:
- a CDS encoding nucleoside kinase, which codes for MSKTQKASDMRIRPARPRRTVQARFPDGRIFEGPVGTPVGEFIRAALPADDVPVMAAIVNGKLRELSHTLSWDSSVQPLSMQTSDGLRIFQRSLTFVLVAAAHELFPEATIVVDHSIPTGGFFCEVAGRPPFSAAELAQLEERMRQIVAADEPILKHVVPISEAIAIFQRQGYTDKVRLLQGYAGDRQNLSIYSLRGVYDYFYGYMAPSTGPLHPFALRPTEGGFLLLFPTRHRPRELTEPAGASRLSAVFREHLDWMRVMNIDDVASLNDAARSGRLREVILVAEALHERRIAEIAGQIAARRPRLVLIAGPSSSGKTTFIKRLAIQLLAAGMRPVSLGLDDYFLDREHTPRDEKGEYDFEALEAVDLELFNRQLLALFAGEEVLTPRYNFHTGRREAGRRLRITPDHIVLVEGIHGLNPKLVPHIPPEQIFRIYVSALTQLNLDCHNRIPTTDTRLIRRIVRDAQFRGYNAQQTIAGWEKVRRGERLYIYPYQENADVMFNSALLYELAVLKPFVEPLLRQIAPSQTMEYIEASRLLAFLSWFEGAGAEQVPETSILREFIGGSALTDVSY